agtgggagtcttgttactgtgtactgtgacagtcaagctacgatagcttttttcaaggatcccaaataccacagcaaaggcaagcatatagaaattaaatataattttgtaagggatattgttgacaagaaaaagattattcttgagtacatccctacacggaatatgcttgctgatccttttactaagccattgactaaagagtcatttcatgggcatatgaagtctttgggactttggagaatgtaacaattgtaaagacattttgataaatgaaaaattccatgatctattcagtgtatatgtcttagttacattcgaataaaagtctcaataagcatgttggcagattgggattgatccactcacatgggcaatcatctctatttgttaagtacgaatagaggtaagaccgttgcttatgggacaacttatgtagctgtgaatagagacatacccataagttaaggtcgccttgatatttgtgtcaagatgagatcatttgtgtaatgattggagtaaatgcacccaccatttactgaatctacttgaagccagattagaattcatatgatgaattcaggattagacattgggaatgtctagatcgaaatctgtacgatgttaaatttgggaaaaacatgcactctttttagtaaagaaaataacatcgtagcatgtgattcataccacatgtgctatggcgacaagaagggtagtaggagaatggatccctgcttctctactatgtgagacccttgagattatcagttaatctcaattttaccataagtgactatttagctgtctacttgaagttctgatcagtgtctgctactttagcatgtttcctattggctatggatgattcggtctatggagcataactaggaaagcgactgattagaatgaatggattctagctaaaaaggaagattaagattgatttacatctgtgacatttattcactggtactagttacatttttagttcagtacataaaatgtaattgtgaataatttgtttgatttgagatattgaacatgctcttgacatatggtcaatatgagggattggAGATGTTCATGataatgtaaataatttaatctggggtaaaagcaagccatttatgtctttgattcgttctatggacatttatgtctctgatttgttctgtggagcagctaagtaaggtgtgacaatcttcttagcaattgaatgctcactgtgcttgctgtcgcacgaaccattttccctaatgtatggaatggatgttcttatttggtctttgtgactaaattttgctctggtcttcgtgacttgatctccataaagtcttcgtgacttatttggtctttgtgactaaattttgctctggtcttcgcgacttgatcctcataaagtctacgtgacttatttagtctttgtgactaatttcgctctggtcttcgtgacatgatcatcttgtaatctatgtgactgacatggtctatatgACCATATGGAttcacttggacgagtgggagatgttgggcgtTTGAGAGTTACGGGAGACGAAGGGTTTCCCTTCGTTACTCTCCttttgctgcaaacgccaaggagacgaaggggcgccctttccccttcgtcttccttagccttcttataagaggcgtccaagTGCAGATCTAAAAGGAGAGCTTCTGGCGAAGGTGATCAGGGAGCACCGAGGAGATCATAAAGGGAGAGATCGtgtgagagcaaagggagagcattcggctgggatttggctcgtgaactttgaagtgctttccggttgctccgtgatcgtgcttccgacagcggtAACCTCTTCGTCGACCGCTCGCGTCTTCAACAGCACTTCGGGAAATCACTGTGAGTTTATAATTACCGCATTGCTTTGTTTTATCTTTGCTTAGTTTAGattttgtttcatgctctcaaaactaccaacagaAAGAACCAAACTAATTCAGAAATTcaattcagtttatttaaaaattcattttttttaaaataatattgattattTCAGTTAATTATTCAATTtcaactataatttttaaatcaattagactaatttttttattaaacaatatttttttaataaatattaaatattttcatttttgttATTAAACTGattcaatttttattaaaaaaatctaaatattttataaaaaaaacaattaattcattgtttgaattaatcaatttttttatccATTTGATTTGTTCAATTTCAATATTATAAAACAATCAATACGATTGCCagaacaaaattttaattaatttgattttaacaAATTCAATTTTCATCTTTGTCTTAAGTTGATATCCTCAGTCGCAAACCTTATTCAATGATTGGCTAGATATTCCCATCTCTGTTGATTATTGTCTGAGACTTGATTATCTCAATCATATAAGAATGAAAAGTTAAAACATGTTTTTCTCCAAAATTCTCCATGGTATCTGCACAATCTACGCTAGTTAAAGGCGTCATTTCAATAACCCTGATTAACAAACAATGTCTTCAGCACTCACATGGTGTTACTTCTGTCTCAGAAGATTAGATACCATAATTTAACATATTTTAGCAGAAACTGCAGTAGTTGGACTATCAATCCACTTAACCAACACGGACAACTCGCCAGATTCAACATCGCGAAGCCTCAACCGTGCGTCCAGTACGATCTCTCCATTTACACATTTGATAAAGCTGTCCGACAAGAGGCAGTTATCGGAATCAGGTGTCACTTTTCTTAGCTTGGTCTCTCCTGTGGTGAGCTTCAGTGCTCGTTTCAGCTTTGAAGAAGAGGCCAGCGGCCGAAGATCAAGGAAGGTATGACCCATCTTGTCATCGAACTTAAATCTGTCCCAATCGAAAACTTCCTGAGAGAAGCATGATGAGTCGAATTGAGTCAGTGCTAGAAAACAGACTTTCACAAGACATTTCTAAAAGAAAATGATAAGAACAAATTGAGTAAATCTGTCTCCTCTATCTCTAATCTTGTGAGCCACATAGCAAACTCTAAAGTTCGTATCTCAACCAAATGGGAGGGGTATCAATCCAAATGCCAAAACCTTTACCATGTTCAGAAAGACTTTCGATGGCTTCTCTTGCATGGTAATTAGTTTTGTCATAgaatcgtttttttttttttggaataatTAGTAAAAACATTCTTAAGATAACATGTTGATCACAATGCAGATTAGAGATTGTTTGTGCAGAGACTATATAAGTCAGAGATAACTAAGAGCTGCATGTTGATGATCATGCAAGTCATGTTCTTTTCAACTGTACAATGGTCTGTCAAATGCAAAATAACATTGATTGTTTGTGGAATCTAGACTAAGTGTATCAAGTTGGGATTATCACCTAATATTCTTGACTTCATTGCAGATAGAGGTCAATTCAAAGATCAATGCTCATTATTTTATCTGAGCTTGGGTTTGTTTACGACGAGTTCTGAATTGGTCAAATCGCACCAATTAAGACAAAATAAATGAATTAAACTAGACAGAAGTAAGTCAACTATGAAGTATTCCAACTAGTACAAGTTTCCAGATTCTAATGCATCAAGTTGGGCATCGCGTTGTTTGACTAGCATATCGTCTAATATCCCTTGACCTCATTGCAGATAGAATTAAATGACCATTCTTTTGTCTGAGCTTGCAacatgttggttggtttataGCAAGGAAAGACCGGAATTGGTCAATATCATACCAACCAAGGCACAAGAAATGAATTTAAATAAGCAGTAGGGAGTCAACTATGAAGCAATCAAGCCAAGTGGTACTAGCCGCAATCCAAATTCAGCAAATATTTAATGTAGCATATCCTACTTACCAATCTTAAAACATCAACTGGCTCTTTTACACGGAATGTcaactcttcattccaaacaggATTAAGGCAGCATTTAATAACCTTTGTCTTTGCAGTCTGAAGAACATATTAAAGGTATTACTCATAGGAAGAACAGCTAATAGAAATGTTTCTTAAACCAAAACATTATGCAAACCAGGGTTTCATTTAGAAGAGAATCATTAGATAATGAGAAAGATCAAGATCGACTACAAGCTTGAggattaaaaaaatatcttttttaggGTTTTCATATAATATGCACCCTTCACAGTATCATAAACTGCAAGTTTTGAGGATTCAGGAAGATTAAAGTTGATGGTTCTACACAATGAACCAAGAAAAAGCCAAAGAAGCTTTTGTCAAGTGATGTATAGCTAAAATGGTGGCCAAAAAAGCCTAGAAAGAGAGAGAAGAACACGCTTGACTTGCCTGTTTCCCTAACTTCGCCACGACATAAGGATCGCTGCTTTTGAAATCCCTGATCGCCAGATCATTTCCTTCAACAATGATCACCTTGAGAAATCCAGCACCTTGCTCCATGGTTTCCCTCATCTGAGATAGATCCGACGAAGAGCTGACCACGCATAACAATCGACCATAGTAAATGCCAAACGAACGGCGATTCTCTATCAACTCAACTCTCACATATAAATCCTTGCAGAAAGCCACATTCAGCAAAACCCCCAAATAATCCCAAGAGACAAAAAAAAAGTGAACGGAGAAGAATCTAGAAATTAAGCAAAatctgtttttcttttcttttcttttctcactTGGATCGTTCGCGTAAAGAAACTTATTTTGCCCCAAAAATGTACGAGTTGTAGAAGAAAACTCCATTCGACGAGCAAAAATCAGCGATAAAATCCTCAAAATTCCATGAAATTCGTCCTAAACAAGCGAACTCCAGCTCCGGACTCAACGATCGGCGTGTAATATAAACTTCAACGAGCGAAAGAAGAGGAAAACTACTACCTCGAGTGTCGAGGAGGGAGGAGCGAAAGAAGGAGCGCCGAGGAAAGCGAGTGGCGATCGATCGGGCGATGGCTGCTTGGATTATTATGGCTGGAGCTCGCCGCGTTTAATTGGAAAACCCTGGCAGCCGCGGAGGACGCGGTCGAGCGTGCGACCCACCGGAGGGAGCATGGTCCATGGCTTCTTCTCACGCATTAACCTCGTGCTCCAAAAGACGGCAGTCAGGTGCTACCTCATCACTCACCAGGCGGGTCCCACGCATCGAACCTTCATGACTTGGACTAATCACGGCTGGGTGATCTGGCAGGGCGACGATCGGGAAGCGCGTTTGGCTGGTGGACAGATTTCGTCGGTGGTGTGCCTGTCGAaggtctctgtttttttttttttttgcttcgaGATCACGTGCAGTTGATTTCTAATGCAAATCACGTTTATTCCGTCAGTCCGACTTTACAGTGGAAACGGTAGGAGGATTAAAAGTTCTAAAATTATCATTACCTACTCCTTGTCTCTAACTTACGGGTCAATTATTACAGTATATCAATCAACTATAAATTTATTCCTCCATTGGGAATAATTTTAGTCCTAAATCTAAATTAGgttcaattattatttttattaaattgatatttaaaagtataaatataattaaaagaattagacgaatatatatatatagtaaaagATAATTTTTTCGTCTCAGCGTCCTCGTCAACCCGTCTCTAGGTCAATATGAAAAAGATAAATTATGGATGACTACTAAATATTAGTATAGATGATCAAGACATAGGGGAAGGCATATTCAGAAGTGTTGAGTTTGGACTCCAAAATCTCATGTCGCAATATCTCATTCCTCAACCACCGTTCCGTCCCTAGGGGACAATTAGACGAACACACATGATCTCATTCCATATTGTTCTGAGCTTTCTAGGTTCATCCGTCGATTTCGATCAAAATCGACTTCTGAACCCAGAGAACtcgaaatgatatgaaatcatatcctatgtgttcgtctaattcCCTCCAAAAAGACactatattgagagtagtgatttttttaatacgaatgtgtttaaaaaattttattcgtATTAAAAAAATTACTGCTCTCAATACAGTATATCAAATTGATGTGTGATgacatgaatataattaggagaactagacgaacatataaAATCTGGTTCCATGTGTTTCTGAACTCTTTAGTTCCAATAAGTCAATTTTGGCCAAAACTAATCAAAATCGATTAATAGAGCTAGAGAGCTTGAAACTAGATTCTAtgtatttgtctaattcttctgattatattcatgtgctCAATATATTAATTTGACATACTATATTGAAAGTAGtgtttttttaatatgaatgTATTAAAAAAAGTTGATCtatgtttaaaaaataactaCTCTCGAtgtattatgtcaaattgatatttaaaggcatgaatataatcaagaaaacTAGATAAATATATAAGATCAAATTTAATATCATTTCGTGTAAcaatccaaattttctcattttgagttctaaaagtacttaaaaatatttagaaatgctttagaaaaattctagagatttttagaaatttttagagtacttttatgtaatttttggagttcgtttgatatttttaccaaaagaaacaagttgcaaaaaataaaaaaaattagccgagattcaaacctgcaacctccggccgaaccaagccatAAGCAAATctggctgaccaagtggtcaagcaggcgGTTCTATTTATGTTGGAtttatctgtttagaaaaggtagcgaatttatttaagatagttaacagaatattggattataaaaaggataagttgatgttggatttgtctgtttagaaaaggtagcgaatttatttaaagagttaacagaaatattaagttataaaaagggataagttgatgctctgttttcccgtgacttaaaccattgtctccttctcttctacgtatgatggcggagctcgggtagaaaacgaaagggagttagggcatcatctccggcggccggccaaggtcctagaagccctttttgttcggttgtgagtccaagaagcaaggtaagtgcttctcacttgcagtaggagtagtttcagacctttgtgcttcttgaatttgaagcataagaagcgcttatagtgcagatttttaattaagcctatagtgcatattttaattaagcttatgatgcagatttttatgtagagcttatattgcagattttaattaagcgcttatagtgcatatttttaattaagcctatagtgcagattttaattaagcttataatgcagatttttatgtagagcttatattgcagattttaattaagcttttagtgcagatttttaattaagcctatagtgcagattttaattaagattataatgcaaatttttatataagcttatagtgcagattttaattaagcctatagtgtagattttaattaaacttatagtgcagatttttaattaagcttatagtgcagattttaattaagtttataggtgcagattttaattaagcctatagtgctgatttcaatcaagcttatagtgcagatttttatgtaagcttatagtgcagattttaattaagcttgtagtgcagatttcttagagcttaaaatgcagatttctttaaagccgatttctttagagcttgtaatgcagatttcttaagagcttatggtgcagatttctttaaagtttatagtgcagatttttggtggaacttgtagtgcagatttttggtggaacttgtagtgcagattttttgtagaacttataatgcagtttttaaagaaaaagattatagtgcagtttggttaagtattatagtgcagaatttatgtttgcatagtatgaaGAAATAGTGTatcatagaatgcagaatcttgattagaatagtatgcaaaattttgattagcatagtatgcagatttttgtttatgcatttcaaagttagaatttgtttaaacatttcagtttttaaaaaaacattcttttattagaggtattaacaagtataagaaagataaagaaaagaaagaaaaaggccaaggccttaagtagattccaaagtcaagactttagggattttgtcacacaaggtgctcgttaaaatgccgaggcattatatattagaagtattaaaagataacaagtattttacttttatcagtggcactgtgttggactctcagttgtccttgggttgagctcccatagtcgtccctaggtttagataacctagtagtaacggcacggccgacggtcgacggtcgacgacccgagggtcgccaaatgggtcgggttgttacaatagtaaaccttactagattcgggactagctaccttgggtcttgttagggatgcgcgcatagcaagtacagttgtcgggcccaagaagaaagttgattattattttgaaatattaaagtataagttttcaaacaaaagaaataagcttcacataagtttaaaattcagcaagtttagctttcttatatactgacatgttgtttagatttgcttacatgtttagtatttcagtatgctatgtttcgtttgctattagatgagcattcagtttctagatttctttcagcttacatgcatactcgagttttgtgagttagatagcgtttactaagcaattttgcttatagatgcatttcctcttactgcagataaaggaaaggaaaagctatagtaaaggaaggcgacaagggggtgcggatggatgtgtgatgcctggactatagaagccttgggatttagcataagaatttattaacaaagaattgagtagaatgtattagatgagtcatttagtcttccgctgctagttaattgtatgttttgagttctccgagagttttaggaattactatcaacatgtgtgcaatgttagttaagtaaagttagtagtccagtagcgctccgccctcatagtccagtagtaaggagggtggggtgttacatttcGAGTTCTCAAGGTCCATTAAAATGaattaaacaattaaaataattattcaagatttaatttctattttatgaGTTTGAGTTAATTCAATCTTGGCTTTAGATTTGTTTATTCAGATgttattaagttttaaattcaaatttatttgataatgtaaatttttttatatttttaaactgATTTAATTTACTATCAAATTTGACaatgtaaatttatttattcatatcaatttaaaatttatttatttattatattgagaaaattttattgatgaacataacgtaaaaattatatttataaatattattcacAAACAATTCATAATTtatattcatgaacaatattaAACACATAATAgtttaaacttattctttaaatattattaaacttattcatttaatttatattcatGAACAAAATTAAACACATAAACATTCAAACTTATTCATTTAATTCAAAAAGTTataattattcaaatttattcatGTTATTTCCTTTTCaaacaaacataaataaattctttTCAAATTTATTCAATTCTCCTAGGACCCTAGAAAAGGGAAATGAAACTTCCGACAATACTTGGATTTTTGCTAATCTGTGGAACAAAATTCGTTGAGACTTACAAGACTGCCTGCCATTCATTCATCTCAAAGGTCACATTACCTTTGGAAACACCTTCTGTTCTTAGATGTCAATGAAGAGCAATACTAACACTAAAATTTGAAAAAGCAGGCCACAGGTAGACTTGTtgaaagaaaatataatttgaatCAGCTCTATAAATATATCCAACAAGTCTTTTCCATAAATATAAGAAAAGATAAAATCTTATTTCACATTAACCTCTAGAAATAAAACTTTCAAAAGTTATTGGAGATCTATGTGATCTCCAGCAATCCTGCCATTTATTGTGAGGTGTTATCAAAATTTTCATTGCTTGAACGGGCGTGCTCATTCTCAAGCTTAGCTCGGTGTATGACTAGGAATTCATGCTGTTCACGATCAACTTGGCGCATCTGCTGCTTATTTTGCTCACATAAATCAATCAGTTGGATGATCCCCAATTTTCCTGGTAAATCGGCAGGGACTAACATTCAACCTCATCAAACTTAGACCTTGCCTGAGTTTCTATAATGGATTCAGTTGCACAAAGAAGCAACGCCCCTGCCATGCACCACCAAAGGCAAAGAGATGGACCTGCTCGACCGGAGATGAAGTCATGTTTGTATGCAACGAACATTAAAGTGGAGAGTTGGAAGGGAACTGCCGCATTAGTTGAAGAAAAAAGTAGAATCCAGAACATCTCTCAGGTTGAAATCACCCCGCTCGGGCAACGGTGGGAAATTTAATGTCGGGAAGGATTGCTGAAAGCTCTCCAGTAACTGCAAAGAAGCACCATCTGGCATGTCAACAGTTTGAACTCAAAAGGGAGAGGATTAAGCAATCGGCATTAATAAAAAGAAACCAACAAAGTGATCAAAAAATTTGTGAGTTTGAAGTTTAAAACAATTGGTCATTCGAGTGTTTGATGCTTGACAGTACCGACAGCGGCACCCAGGCAAAACTGCTACATTAAAGCTATTCTGACGTTAGTATAAAGGCATATAGAAATAGGTCTTACATTTTCCAATATTGGCTTCTGATAGAGTTCCACAAACTTTTCACGAAGAATTACATTCATCTGGTCGACATTGCATGCATGTGTCCAGTACGAATCATGGACTCCTGCAACATAATGAAAAGGATGTATAATCAGTGACTTCATGCTACAGTAGAAAAGAAGTGTATTATTTAATTATGTAAAGTTATCATCCATAACAAAAGAATGCACCTGCAAAATTTAATCCTGCTCTTCTGCAGGCAACTGCAGTCATCATCATGTGAGAACCATCAAGAGAGTGAACAAAGTTAGGGGGAAATGCTGTTTTTTGCCGTTTCGCCATGACCTATAGGAGCAACAGGCAGGTTCAAAAGTTAACCATCTAAAATCTTGATCACGGATCAAAGAAGAAGATTATGCTAAGACTTCAGctacaggaaaaagaaaaagggaaaaggaatagAACACTATAGAAGCAGACCTTGTCAGTCTCCACTTTCAAGGTCAATATCTGAAGAGATGTTTTAACCTGCACAACATTGTTAATATATATGGAAGACTAGTAAATACCCAACAAAGAAAAACAAAGTGGAATCTTGGATCAATGGCTTCAAATATGACTTACACAATACTGTCCTAATGCACGATATGGCTGAACTACAGGAAGTCCAAGAGGAGTAGTCCACCTCACTGTATGGTTTTCTGAAGCAATAATCTGTAGGACAAGATAACTCAGTTCATTACCTAGTTTTTAGCACTTAATGATATAGTGAACTTAAGTGGATGTTCTTAATATGAAAAAGCATCTGAATAATCATCAGTGTTAATTATCAGAAGCTAACACCT
The genomic region above belongs to Zingiber officinale cultivar Zhangliang chromosome 11A, Zo_v1.1, whole genome shotgun sequence and contains:
- the LOC122032164 gene encoding protein C2-DOMAIN ABA-RELATED 11-like, which translates into the protein MRETMEQGAGFLKVIIVEGNDLAIRDFKSSDPYVVAKLGKQTAKTKVIKCCLNPVWNEELTFRVKEPVDVLRLEVFDWDRFKFDDKMGHTFLDLRPLASSSKLKRALKLTTGETKLRKVTPDSDNCLLSDSFIKCVNGEIVLDARLRLRDVESGELSVLVKWIDSPTTAVSAKIC